From the genome of Blautia pseudococcoides, one region includes:
- a CDS encoding ATP-dependent DNA helicase, protein MFYRKEYEKKAHGEIEKVFRDILPKHGLCVREAQIQLSHQMLDTLLGNKIALCDAGVGIGKTYAYLTASVIWRKYASALGHFSVCDHRPVTISTSSIALQKAIMQEYLPFLSKVMQESGMIQQPIQAVLRKGKEHFVCDRRLESRLQAIGHKQKNALQKQAVLKLKDICDMDAVHGLSGFDRRQVCVPKFCPSDCPGRNGCRYQQYLKRAKSRDVFFQICNHNYLLADALHRAKDYKALLADYRALVVDEAHQLPEAARQMYGKTLGVEDIEEIGRFLEKEFRRKQAKRLREAYHAFLEVFRNQAETTEPDGHSASLSVQQREALKNCLSQIRQIQQELTGGTSRWLINRLGEAEKVLAAFANQDPHYILYWKEGRNQFPVFCAISRRIPKRLQETLWSQRLPSILTSGTLKAGNGFERTRQVTGLTGESKVKEYVAESPFHYKENCLLYLPQTLKPMRKGSLGEVHMIADHIQRLIGATYGHTLVLFTSYSLMGSVCQQLRDSLPFPLIEVWRHSQEEIHRFKSLENAVLFSAGSCWEGVDFPGDMVSSLIMVKLPFAVPDPVREAEKEQYEHLEEYIQENIVPDMQKKLRQGFGRAIRTEQDTCVVSILDTRAVAGGRYHKDVLSALPECRMAKSIEDIEQFIRSRKGTEYYM, encoded by the coding sequence ATGTTTTATCGAAAAGAATATGAAAAGAAAGCCCACGGGGAGATAGAAAAAGTTTTCAGGGACATTCTCCCAAAGCATGGCTTATGTGTCCGGGAGGCACAGATACAGCTAAGCCACCAAATGCTGGACACCCTGCTGGGAAATAAGATCGCACTGTGTGATGCCGGGGTAGGGATTGGCAAGACCTATGCTTATCTGACAGCCAGCGTCATTTGGAGGAAGTATGCATCTGCCCTCGGTCATTTTTCAGTCTGCGACCACAGGCCAGTGACTATATCCACATCCAGCATTGCTCTACAGAAGGCCATTATGCAGGAGTACCTGCCCTTTTTATCTAAGGTAATGCAGGAGTCAGGGATGATACAGCAGCCGATCCAGGCAGTGCTGCGGAAGGGAAAAGAGCATTTCGTGTGTGACAGAAGGCTGGAATCCCGGCTGCAGGCGATCGGGCATAAGCAGAAGAATGCGCTTCAAAAACAGGCAGTTCTAAAATTAAAGGATATCTGCGACATGGATGCTGTCCATGGACTGAGCGGCTTTGACCGCAGGCAGGTATGCGTCCCCAAATTCTGCCCGTCAGATTGTCCGGGACGGAACGGATGCCGTTATCAACAATATTTGAAAAGAGCCAAGAGCAGGGATGTCTTTTTCCAGATCTGCAACCATAATTATCTTCTCGCAGACGCCTTGCACAGAGCAAAGGACTATAAGGCGCTGCTTGCGGATTACCGGGCATTAGTTGTGGATGAGGCGCACCAGTTACCAGAGGCCGCAAGACAGATGTATGGGAAGACATTGGGTGTTGAGGATATTGAGGAGATCGGAAGGTTTCTCGAAAAAGAATTCCGGAGAAAACAGGCAAAGAGATTGCGGGAGGCTTATCATGCTTTTTTGGAAGTTTTCCGAAACCAAGCGGAAACAACAGAACCGGATGGACATAGCGCATCACTTTCCGTACAGCAGAGAGAGGCGCTTAAAAACTGCCTTTCACAAATCCGGCAGATCCAGCAGGAACTAACGGGAGGCACTTCCCGGTGGCTTATAAACCGGCTGGGAGAAGCAGAAAAGGTACTGGCTGCCTTCGCCAATCAGGATCCCCACTACATTTTATACTGGAAGGAAGGCAGAAACCAGTTTCCCGTCTTTTGTGCCATCAGCCGCAGGATTCCCAAGCGCTTACAGGAGACACTGTGGAGCCAGAGGCTTCCGTCTATATTAACCAGCGGGACTTTAAAGGCCGGAAATGGATTTGAGAGGACCCGGCAGGTGACAGGGTTGACGGGGGAATCTAAAGTAAAAGAGTATGTGGCGGAGTCCCCGTTTCATTATAAGGAAAACTGCCTGTTATATCTGCCCCAGACATTAAAACCGATGAGAAAGGGAAGCCTGGGGGAGGTACATATGATAGCAGACCATATCCAAAGGCTGATTGGCGCCACCTATGGGCATACGCTGGTGCTGTTTACCTCCTATTCCTTGATGGGAAGCGTGTGCCAGCAGCTTCGGGACAGCCTGCCGTTCCCGCTCATTGAGGTCTGGAGGCATTCACAGGAAGAGATTCATCGGTTTAAATCATTGGAGAATGCGGTTCTGTTCTCAGCCGGCTCCTGCTGGGAGGGCGTGGATTTTCCGGGAGACATGGTGTCCTCCCTGATTATGGTAAAACTGCCCTTTGCTGTTCCGGATCCGGTAAGGGAAGCGGAGAAAGAACAGTATGAGCATTTGGAGGAATATATTCAGGAGAACATCGTGCCGGATATGCAGAAGAAACTGCGGCAGGGATTTGGACGAGCCATCCGGACAGAGCAGGATACCTGCGTGGTGTCGATTTTGGATACCCGTGCAGTGGCAGGAGGCAGGTACCATAAGGATGTCTTAAGCGCGCTGCCGGAATGTAGGATGGCAAAATCCATAGAGGATATAGAACAGTTTATCCGCAGCAGGAAAGGGACTGAATATTATATGTAA
- a CDS encoding tyrosine-type recombinase/integrase: MKRYTVQSMQDGKIKYYFIRDCITMEMVLLPSKYLAHKIKANQSPNTVRRYAFAISFYLEYLLETGLDIEQVYELEYEDQNEHFINFLKWLKAGKHKDENDIRIPHNGTCNAYLKDVFRFYSFVEKECQIQTGLKVLYYDSFFTPNAVGVQKEMRFRSFKGYLKEEERKVRAAEHDEIVEILKACTNIRDQILVMLISETGYRIGEILGVDYTKDIDYQRHTIRIYFRDDNDNGARAKNAEYRRAKVSDATFQFLMCYLAKYRELLQYQQMLFINISGDTKGQALKVDAVYCMFKRMEKKTGIRITPHMLRRYFANMRWEAGWQLEMISQALGHKHLDTTIKYLKIIDDRLIEASDKFYEQHSELYGIEKLI; the protein is encoded by the coding sequence ATGAAGCGATATACTGTACAAAGCATGCAGGACGGAAAAATAAAATATTATTTTATTCGTGACTGTATCACCATGGAAATGGTACTGCTCCCTTCCAAATATCTGGCGCACAAGATCAAGGCGAACCAGTCTCCAAATACGGTCAGAAGATATGCGTTTGCGATTTCCTTCTATTTGGAATATCTGCTGGAAACCGGATTGGATATTGAACAGGTCTACGAACTGGAGTACGAAGATCAGAATGAGCATTTTATAAATTTCCTGAAATGGCTGAAAGCTGGAAAACATAAAGATGAAAATGACATAAGGATTCCCCATAATGGAACCTGCAATGCATACCTAAAGGATGTGTTCAGGTTCTATTCTTTTGTAGAGAAGGAATGCCAAATACAGACGGGACTTAAAGTTCTTTACTACGATTCTTTTTTTACACCGAATGCAGTAGGAGTGCAGAAAGAGATGCGTTTCCGGTCATTTAAAGGTTATTTAAAAGAGGAAGAACGGAAGGTCAGGGCTGCCGAACATGATGAAATTGTGGAAATTTTAAAGGCATGTACCAATATCCGGGATCAGATACTGGTCATGCTGATTTCAGAAACCGGGTACCGGATAGGGGAAATACTTGGTGTAGATTACACGAAGGATATCGATTACCAAAGGCATACTATAAGGATTTATTTCCGGGATGACAATGATAATGGAGCAAGAGCGAAAAATGCGGAATACCGCAGAGCAAAGGTCAGTGATGCAACCTTCCAGTTTCTAATGTGCTACCTCGCCAAGTACCGTGAACTGCTCCAATACCAGCAGATGCTGTTCATCAACATTTCCGGTGATACGAAAGGGCAGGCACTAAAGGTGGATGCGGTATACTGCATGTTTAAACGCATGGAAAAGAAAACCGGAATCCGGATTACACCTCATATGCTGAGACGGTATTTTGCAAATATGCGATGGGAAGCAGGCTGGCAGCTGGAAATGATCAGCCAAGCTCTTGGTCACAAACACCTGGATACGACAATCAAATACCTGAAAATTATAGATGACAGACTCATAGAGGCAAGTGACAAATTCTATGAGCAGCATTCTGAGTTATATGGTATTGAGAAACTAATTTAA
- a CDS encoding LuxR family transcriptional regulator yields MAYNKAKAEYAWKKWKEKEESQLREAGVSEDMIKNLRKSDWEDFKAERRYFEHTAMLLGEADLPEREMAEPDIDDIGGLLNCVEDRRLLHTLLDADKSTLQIILFKMMGYQIKEIAEMTVTPEQTLYTRMNRLKKKIKKILEDE; encoded by the coding sequence ATGGCTTATAACAAAGCAAAAGCAGAATATGCATGGAAGAAGTGGAAGGAAAAAGAAGAAAGTCAACTGAGGGAGGCTGGTGTTTCAGAAGATATGATTAAAAATTTACGGAAATCCGACTGGGAGGATTTTAAGGCAGAGAGGCGGTACTTTGAGCATACAGCCATGCTGCTTGGAGAGGCTGATCTGCCAGAGAGAGAAATGGCTGAACCAGACATTGATGATATAGGCGGATTGTTGAACTGCGTAGAAGATCGGCGGTTGCTACATACTCTGCTGGATGCGGATAAGAGCACGCTTCAGATTATCCTGTTTAAGATGATGGGATATCAGATAAAGGAGATTGCAGAAATGACAGTGACTCCGGAACAGACACTCTATACAAGAATGAACCGCCTGAAGAAAAAAATAAAAAAAATTCTGGAAGATGAATAA
- a CDS encoding response regulator transcription factor, producing MKYNILLISKETSIKSRIFTLTENFANTYWTKCMQDGLFHLTMFSYELTIVDMIQDMKFTYGTIKTIRKFRRLLILVLASEKIEEKMLCIEAGADIAMTKSTADGELQAQIYALVRRPVQNIQESGLTMNYVFRKAYWKEKELNLSRYEYDFLYLIASTPGRVYTFEQIYQVFWGGYPHGNTDNVL from the coding sequence ATGAAGTATAATATACTTTTGATTTCCAAAGAAACTTCAATTAAAAGCAGGATATTTACACTAACTGAAAACTTTGCAAATACTTACTGGACAAAATGTATGCAAGACGGGCTGTTCCACTTAACTATGTTTTCCTATGAGTTGACCATTGTGGATATGATACAGGATATGAAATTTACATATGGTACTATAAAAACGATACGTAAATTTAGAAGATTACTGATACTTGTATTAGCATCGGAGAAGATTGAGGAAAAAATGTTATGTATAGAAGCAGGGGCAGATATAGCCATGACAAAATCCACAGCCGATGGAGAATTGCAGGCACAGATCTATGCGCTTGTGCGCAGGCCTGTCCAGAATATACAGGAAAGCGGTCTAACCATGAATTATGTGTTCCGGAAAGCATATTGGAAAGAAAAAGAGTTAAACCTTTCCAGATACGAATATGATTTCCTATACCTGATCGCTTCAACACCGGGACGGGTCTACACGTTTGAACAGATCTATCAGGTATTCTGGGGCGGTTATCCGCATGGTAATACAGATAACGTGCTTTGA
- a CDS encoding tyrosine-type recombinase/integrase, with protein sequence MTAYGLRLVEPQEDREIQYRQLEEEINACTHVISNFRNRVKQFLIEYEVWHIADINFSLRQAYEKYLKQNETIQKHASCLHAFDKIKRHAMWEEQQTMAGKRKYELRYENQLLFLPYYPKLEIAEQFARHRKQEGLIWDFTKSCSEMMKRQVFTILNYILVTYKKWERTERLCALEKLYDFCIHRKITDIEKLTLEEEDSFRKKLHELLDGKKEAYAFGIVEISRKVLFLQGDKINWNSAVWFLERFHLSKERVNQSKPVESLSFREVTQEDNQKLFKKYARYLLGITDLSVSTILTKFLCIRSFLEYFNRETEPIYRLEKSKIEEYFKILQNKDIHSRNFNGQIFNILQFYNFLLVKGYVKQIPFQHEYYLKKVIPMHHDRSVEDTVYEEILSKLKYFPEHLRLMFLHLWGVGLRISEICTLEGKAYEWKDGDAWIKVYQIKMKNYKRVPIPHTLYKLMQVYIQKYQIKPQEYLFKNRNGGAFLYATFRSQMLKHCEENKIANGEYIFKSHDYRHTLATEYYDNGISIQAVRDYLGHDYEEMTRQYIDYMPKRLEKASEEYFNDPERSLAAELMKGAEHEK encoded by the coding sequence ATGACCGCCTATGGCTTAAGGTTAGTAGAGCCGCAGGAAGACAGAGAAATACAGTACCGCCAGCTGGAAGAAGAAATCAATGCCTGTACGCATGTGATAAGTAATTTTAGAAACCGAGTGAAACAATTTCTGATAGAATATGAAGTCTGGCATATTGCTGATATAAATTTTTCACTTAGACAAGCTTATGAAAAATATCTAAAACAAAATGAAACCATACAGAAGCATGCTTCATGTCTGCATGCGTTTGACAAAATCAAACGGCACGCTATGTGGGAAGAACAACAGACTATGGCAGGAAAACGGAAATATGAATTGCGGTATGAAAACCAGCTTCTTTTCCTTCCTTATTATCCCAAATTAGAGATAGCAGAACAATTTGCCAGGCACCGAAAACAAGAAGGTTTAATATGGGATTTTACGAAATCTTGTTCCGAAATGATGAAGAGACAAGTTTTTACAATCCTGAATTATATTCTTGTGACATATAAAAAATGGGAACGAACAGAGAGATTGTGTGCTTTGGAAAAACTGTATGATTTCTGTATACACAGAAAAATTACAGATATAGAAAAGTTAACTCTGGAAGAGGAGGATTCCTTTCGCAAAAAGCTGCATGAATTGCTGGACGGGAAAAAAGAAGCGTATGCCTTTGGAATTGTGGAGATAAGCAGAAAAGTGCTTTTCCTACAAGGAGATAAAATAAACTGGAATTCCGCAGTCTGGTTTTTAGAACGGTTTCATCTTTCAAAAGAGAGAGTGAATCAGAGTAAACCAGTAGAAAGTCTTTCTTTCAGGGAAGTTACTCAGGAGGATAATCAAAAACTATTCAAGAAGTATGCACGGTACCTATTGGGAATCACGGATTTATCAGTTAGCACGATATTAACAAAATTTTTGTGTATCCGCAGTTTTCTGGAATATTTTAATAGAGAAACAGAACCGATATACAGACTTGAAAAAAGTAAAATTGAAGAATATTTTAAAATACTCCAGAACAAGGATATACATAGTAGGAATTTTAATGGGCAGATTTTTAATATTCTGCAGTTTTATAATTTCCTTTTGGTAAAAGGATATGTAAAGCAGATTCCTTTCCAGCACGAATATTATTTGAAGAAAGTCATTCCAATGCATCATGACAGGAGTGTGGAAGATACAGTATATGAAGAAATCCTGTCGAAGCTGAAATATTTTCCGGAGCATTTGAGACTTATGTTTCTGCATTTATGGGGCGTGGGGCTTAGAATCAGCGAGATATGTACATTAGAAGGAAAAGCCTACGAATGGAAAGATGGGGATGCCTGGATAAAGGTTTATCAGATTAAAATGAAGAATTATAAACGGGTTCCAATTCCTCACACTCTGTATAAGCTGATGCAGGTCTACATACAAAAATATCAGATAAAGCCGCAAGAATACCTGTTTAAAAACAGAAATGGGGGTGCATTCTTATATGCGACATTTCGGAGCCAGATGCTAAAACACTGTGAGGAAAACAAGATAGCAAATGGGGAATACATTTTTAAGTCTCATGATTACAGGCATACGCTGGCTACAGAATATTATGATAATGGTATATCCATACAGGCGGTGCGGGATTATTTAGGACATGATTACGAAGAGATGACCAGACAATACATTGATTATATGCCAAAGAGATTAGAAAAAGCTAGTGAAGAATATTTTAATGATCCTGAGCGCAGCCTTGCGGCCGAGTTGATGAAGGGAGCAGAGCATGAAAAATAA
- a CDS encoding metallophosphoesterase family protein, translated as MDTLRWLHFSDIHFSNAEDYEIKRMRDSLVTKLGDLLGKNKVDFVVISEDLVYQCGSYDANLKKFVESVINISGITPNDLFMVPGNHDLKRTQMRTFFLEGIRAENSKFEKELINQLEKDFKKYNTFYQKIKGKSGNFIYKVVKRGEYNIFLMNTAFTAGTDQDEGKLVLEKNLFFDEIKQLKDQERCVNIAVGHHPISCFMEGNQEKIWNNFNDYNIDFYICGHLHKGAYDYDLSGGRTIPTFQCGSGRVDNYATVAFMIGELDMHSKKGKLTSYKWLVNEECWNMGGMDGRRAVSGEIEIDLGRFKKDENTFIEDEDVDEDEFRRFMMKFHEQLNHKGISDININPKDVFEKFSNMKCNKSVEKQYHSLCRYFPVIDEIMESALLTQIERESIPNIIISEYNKVCGKVTNGNEIIELIVENIFQLYKEKFSYSNSILKTYFKILVYWSIYECDIFNDKI; from the coding sequence ATGGATACATTAAGATGGTTACATTTTTCGGATATACATTTTTCTAATGCCGAGGATTATGAAATTAAGAGGATGCGAGATAGCTTAGTTACAAAGTTAGGAGATTTACTGGGAAAAAATAAAGTGGATTTTGTTGTGATTTCTGAAGATTTAGTTTATCAATGTGGTTCTTATGATGCAAACTTAAAAAAGTTTGTGGAGTCAGTTATAAATATTTCAGGTATAACCCCAAATGACCTGTTTATGGTACCTGGAAACCATGATTTAAAAAGAACACAAATGAGAACGTTTTTTCTAGAAGGGATTAGAGCCGAGAATTCAAAATTTGAAAAAGAATTAATTAATCAATTGGAAAAGGATTTTAAAAAATATAATACATTTTATCAGAAAATTAAAGGGAAAAGTGGGAATTTTATATATAAAGTAGTGAAAAGAGGAGAATACAACATATTTTTGATGAATACTGCATTTACTGCTGGCACAGACCAGGATGAAGGAAAACTAGTGTTAGAGAAAAATTTATTCTTCGATGAAATAAAACAATTAAAAGATCAAGAGAGGTGTGTGAACATAGCAGTTGGTCATCATCCTATTTCCTGTTTTATGGAAGGAAATCAGGAAAAGATATGGAATAATTTTAATGATTATAACATTGATTTTTATATATGTGGTCATTTGCATAAAGGGGCATATGACTACGATTTAAGTGGTGGCCGAACAATACCGACTTTTCAATGTGGTAGTGGACGTGTTGACAACTATGCTACGGTTGCATTTATGATAGGTGAACTAGATATGCATAGTAAAAAGGGCAAATTAACATCTTACAAATGGCTAGTTAACGAAGAATGCTGGAATATGGGAGGCATGGATGGACGCAGAGCGGTTTCGGGTGAAATTGAAATAGATCTTGGAAGATTTAAAAAAGACGAGAATACATTTATTGAAGATGAAGATGTCGATGAGGATGAGTTTCGAAGATTTATGATGAAATTTCATGAACAGTTAAATCATAAAGGTATATCTGATATTAATATAAATCCTAAAGATGTATTTGAAAAATTTTCTAATATGAAATGTAATAAGAGTGTAGAAAAGCAGTATCATTCATTATGTAGATATTTTCCTGTGATTGATGAAATTATGGAAAGCGCACTATTAACACAAATAGAACGTGAAAGTATTCCAAATATAATTATATCTGAATATAACAAAGTGTGTGGGAAAGTTACAAATGGCAATGAAATTATTGAATTAATTGTAGAAAATATCTTTCAGTTATATAAAGAGAAATTTTCTTATTCAAATTCAATTTTAAAAACATATTTCAAAATTTTAGTATATTGGTCTATTTATGAATGTGATATATTTAATGATAAAATTTAG
- a CDS encoding DUF2326 domain-containing protein has product MILKELYVISLKEKKVLSKYVFNDTGLNIILGVAKKDSNGVGKTAMVDAIRMILGEKMPEDFQHKEELANRDILIVLKIDTGNKIQYLARQIIDDENGYISEQVVMDIKGWNIYDINSYRMKIQSLVFGTLNSEDTPSFQSIREYLIRDEKQGFGDITLTRRKAIQNSQCLNFLSLLPVNYEVDINKLKNEQAALQTEIKIIRTIAKDISKLKSEKIKLEAEINRMKNMLDSINVSDKIDYDEEKYILAKQKLKNIESQIFKKEYSKRQFKQNIEGLKQRHKKMCELVDLQSYYEQILKYFPKDLEKNYDDMEKFFSYMLENRGDYFQSRIDKLEEELENLQKKKKELQRIIAESTKIFQNTQLVDDIHNINEQLNIEYQKLADVKMKIEKYNEINKLTKDLNRKGKEILEKTLQYEQEYNSYEDNVKNIEAHFNALTESAYGESGDLTYAYENDVKKKSTTGRIKITCQIADENSHGRLYMKINMFDLALFLNRVDLNTGCQFLIHDGSYCKPNFDAKAKVIKYVDEYLKEKGVGQYFITLNKSEIDAKDLKYFKSQGMVVAEFDREHEDANRFFGFKY; this is encoded by the coding sequence ATGATTTTAAAAGAACTTTATGTAATATCACTAAAAGAAAAAAAGGTACTTAGCAAATATGTGTTTAATGATACTGGTTTGAATATAATTTTAGGAGTGGCTAAAAAAGACTCTAATGGTGTGGGAAAAACAGCAATGGTTGATGCTATCCGTATGATTCTTGGAGAAAAAATGCCAGAAGATTTCCAACATAAAGAAGAATTGGCCAATAGAGACATTCTAATAGTTCTTAAAATTGATACTGGTAACAAAATACAATATTTAGCAAGACAAATTATTGATGATGAGAATGGATATATATCCGAACAAGTAGTTATGGATATAAAGGGATGGAATATTTATGACATAAATAGTTATCGCATGAAGATTCAGTCGCTTGTTTTTGGTACCTTAAATAGTGAAGATACTCCTTCATTTCAGTCAATACGGGAATATTTAATTAGAGATGAAAAGCAAGGATTTGGTGATATTACATTAACAAGACGAAAAGCAATTCAGAATAGTCAATGTTTGAATTTTCTATCATTATTGCCGGTTAATTATGAGGTTGATATTAATAAACTTAAAAATGAACAGGCGGCATTACAAACAGAAATAAAAATCATAAGGACAATAGCCAAAGATATAAGTAAACTAAAGAGTGAAAAAATTAAGTTGGAAGCAGAAATTAATAGAATGAAAAATATGTTGGATTCTATTAATGTAAGCGATAAAATTGATTATGATGAAGAAAAATATATTTTAGCTAAGCAGAAATTAAAAAATATAGAATCACAAATTTTTAAAAAGGAATATAGTAAAAGGCAATTCAAGCAAAACATAGAGGGATTAAAGCAAAGACATAAAAAGATGTGTGAATTAGTTGATTTACAGTCGTATTATGAACAAATATTAAAATATTTTCCGAAAGATTTAGAAAAGAATTATGATGATATGGAAAAATTCTTTTCTTATATGCTTGAAAACAGAGGAGACTATTTTCAAAGCAGAATAGATAAGCTGGAAGAAGAATTGGAGAATTTGCAGAAAAAGAAAAAAGAACTGCAGAGGATAATTGCAGAAAGTACAAAAATATTTCAGAACACACAATTAGTAGATGATATACATAACATTAATGAACAACTCAATATAGAATATCAAAAATTGGCAGATGTGAAAATGAAAATTGAAAAGTATAATGAGATAAATAAATTAACAAAGGATTTAAATCGTAAGGGAAAGGAAATATTAGAAAAAACACTTCAATATGAGCAGGAATATAATTCTTATGAGGATAATGTGAAAAATATTGAGGCTCACTTTAATGCGCTAACAGAAAGTGCTTATGGAGAAAGTGGCGATTTGACTTACGCTTACGAGAATGATGTGAAAAAAAAATCAACAACAGGTAGGATTAAGATCACTTGTCAAATTGCAGATGAAAATTCTCATGGTCGTTTATATATGAAAATCAATATGTTTGACTTGGCCTTATTCCTTAATAGAGTTGATTTGAATACGGGTTGTCAATTTCTAATTCATGATGGTTCTTACTGTAAACCTAATTTTGATGCAAAAGCAAAAGTTATTAAATATGTAGATGAATATTTAAAAGAAAAAGGAGTCGGTCAATATTTTATAACATTAAATAAATCAGAAATAGATGCTAAGGATTTGAAATACTTTAAAAGTCAAGGTATGGTTGTTGCAGAGTTTGATAGAGAGCATGAAGATGCAAATAGATTCTTTGGATTCAAATATTAA
- a CDS encoding site-specific integrase gives MKNKIYLQDLKCYKRAPENQKKMVREDVSFDLELLPTKGLKKEFYSFLTARCETKSISTLIKERYLYDRICQFFKDKRIQAESLHEKEQETWLRQLRAWLLNHGQAITVQSMTAYGSIKTLPSAPIIYFRMIYHFMEEEDYRDETEKDIWELSKLNISYRENLVKNFQTLNFTKIIQQDIREEVKKAVFLHLQQEALSSITKELTAIRRLSKYLKEEYPEIESCREINREVFEEYLIQLQTEDTGVNNFKADLTRLRALLETIGKIYRYEHLESLVLNTDIPRMTKTVIKSYSDSELKRLNAVLVKLDEQTCRLMVIHQMLGTRISDTLTLMTNCLYEQNGHPMIRIQQMKTNTYVKPISAEVEVLIKQAIRYTEEHYGKTAYIFVDDKNPKRPKKYNSIQEKVMRLIQKEDLRDDKGDLFGFGTHMFRHYYGIKLTEMHLDDRTIARLLGHKTVKNVKYYRKMSLQIIAEETWEIRKQKSRMIEQNLDGWGEEYEQVRQND, from the coding sequence ATGAAAAATAAAATATACCTACAGGATTTAAAATGTTATAAACGGGCACCAGAAAACCAAAAGAAAATGGTCAGAGAAGATGTTAGCTTCGATTTAGAACTCTTGCCGACAAAAGGTTTGAAAAAGGAGTTTTACAGTTTTTTAACAGCAAGGTGTGAAACAAAATCTATCAGCACTTTGATTAAAGAAAGATACTTATATGACCGGATATGCCAGTTTTTCAAAGACAAGCGGATTCAGGCAGAGAGCCTCCATGAAAAGGAACAGGAGACATGGCTCCGGCAGCTTCGTGCTTGGCTTTTGAACCATGGGCAGGCAATAACCGTACAAAGTATGACTGCATATGGAAGCATTAAGACGCTCCCTTCCGCACCTATCATATATTTTAGAATGATTTATCATTTTATGGAAGAAGAGGATTATCGTGATGAGACAGAAAAGGATATATGGGAATTAAGCAAACTGAATATTTCTTACAGGGAAAATCTGGTTAAGAATTTTCAAACACTTAATTTTACAAAGATTATACAGCAGGACATCAGGGAAGAAGTAAAGAAAGCGGTTTTTTTACATTTACAGCAGGAAGCACTATCCAGTATCACGAAAGAACTTACTGCCATAAGACGGCTGTCTAAATATTTGAAAGAAGAATATCCAGAGATTGAGTCCTGCAGGGAAATCAACAGGGAGGTTTTTGAAGAATATCTGATTCAGCTACAGACAGAGGATACAGGAGTGAATAACTTTAAAGCGGATCTGACAAGGCTGCGGGCGCTCCTGGAAACGATAGGAAAGATTTATCGCTATGAACATCTGGAGTCCCTGGTACTAAATACGGATATACCCAGAATGACAAAAACAGTCATCAAATCTTACTCGGATTCAGAATTAAAAAGGCTGAACGCAGTCCTTGTGAAACTGGATGAACAGACATGCCGGCTGATGGTCATACACCAGATGCTGGGAACACGGATTTCGGACACTCTGACATTGATGACAAACTGCTTATATGAACAGAACGGCCATCCCATGATACGGATTCAGCAGATGAAGACAAACACATATGTAAAACCAATCAGTGCAGAAGTGGAGGTGCTGATCAAACAGGCGATTCGATATACGGAAGAACATTATGGTAAAACGGCATACATATTTGTGGATGATAAAAATCCAAAAAGACCGAAGAAATATAATTCGATTCAGGAAAAGGTTATGAGGCTCATCCAGAAAGAAGATCTGAGGGATGATAAAGGAGACTTATTCGGATTTGGAACACACATGTTCCGGCATTATTACGGAATCAAACTGACAGAGATGCATCTGGATGATAGGACTATAGCGAGGCTATTAGGACATAAAACAGTTAAAAACGTAAAGTATTACCGGAAGATGAGTCTCCAGATTATTGCAGAAGAGACATGGGAAATAAGAAAACAGAAAAGCCGGATGATAGAACAGAATTTGGACGGCTGGGGTGAAGAATATGAACAAGTACGACAAAATGATTGA
- a CDS encoding DUF6262 family protein, with amino-acid sequence MNKYDKMIEKNRKSSEDKINRAKQAIQEMLDDEEKVTIPRLMKSTGLSRGFFYKNPTVRKAIDWAMEQQAGMVDRRRAVLDMAMDNRIMLLEEEIVRLQRENAELKKQNERLHKILNKKELNILKNF; translated from the coding sequence ATGAACAAGTACGACAAAATGATTGAGAAAAACAGAAAAAGCAGCGAAGACAAGATAAACCGGGCGAAACAAGCTATTCAGGAGATGCTGGATGACGAAGAGAAAGTTACGATTCCGAGACTGATGAAAAGCACAGGGCTTTCCAGAGGATTTTTTTACAAGAATCCTACGGTAAGGAAAGCAATAGATTGGGCAATGGAACAGCAGGCCGGGATGGTGGATAGAAGAAGAGCAGTCCTGGATATGGCGATGGATAATAGAATCATGCTGCTGGAGGAGGAGATTGTCCGGCTGCAGCGTGAGAATGCAGAATTGAAAAAGCAAAATGAAAGGCTTCATAAGATATTAAATAAGAAAGAATTGAATATTTTGAAGAATTTTTAA